A single region of the Thermoanaerobaculia bacterium genome encodes:
- the hemB gene encoding porphobilinogen synthase, whose amino-acid sequence MNSIGFPTVRMRRLRRTAGLRTMARETRVSPSQFIAPLFVRKGANVREEISSLPGVFRTSPDTALREAEAFRKLGIPSVILFGIPERKDEEGTEAWDDEAAVQQTARLLKKEIPELVVMTDVCLDEYTSHGHCGVIRNGEVDNDATLPLLAKAALSHARAGADVLAPSDMMDGRVGAIREALDEHRFAERAILAYSAKTASAFYGPFREAADSAPKFGDRRGYQMDAGNSREAMREIELDLREGADAVMVKPALPYLDTIAKARARFDCPIAAYNVSGEYAMVKAAGRNGWIDEKRVTCEILTSIARAGADWILTYHAKEAAAWLADGTFLA is encoded by the coding sequence ATGAATTCCATCGGTTTTCCGACCGTCCGAATGCGCCGGCTGCGCCGAACGGCGGGGCTGCGGACGATGGCCCGGGAGACGCGCGTATCCCCCTCGCAGTTCATCGCGCCGCTCTTCGTCCGGAAGGGCGCCAACGTGCGCGAGGAGATCTCCTCGCTGCCCGGGGTGTTCCGGACTTCTCCCGACACGGCGCTCCGGGAAGCGGAGGCGTTCCGGAAACTCGGGATCCCGTCCGTGATCCTGTTCGGGATCCCCGAGCGGAAAGACGAGGAAGGCACGGAAGCGTGGGACGACGAAGCGGCGGTCCAGCAGACCGCGCGCCTGCTGAAGAAGGAGATTCCCGAGCTGGTCGTCATGACGGACGTCTGCCTCGACGAATACACCTCGCACGGGCACTGCGGAGTCATCCGGAACGGCGAGGTCGACAACGACGCGACGCTTCCGCTGCTCGCGAAGGCGGCGCTGTCGCACGCGCGCGCCGGCGCGGACGTCCTCGCGCCGTCCGACATGATGGACGGGCGCGTCGGCGCGATCCGCGAAGCGCTCGACGAGCACCGTTTCGCGGAGCGCGCGATCCTCGCCTATTCGGCCAAGACCGCCTCCGCGTTCTACGGGCCGTTCCGGGAGGCCGCCGACTCCGCCCCGAAGTTCGGCGACCGGCGCGGCTACCAGATGGACGCCGGCAACTCCCGCGAAGCGATGCGGGAAATCGAGCTCGATCTCCGGGAGGGCGCCGACGCCGTCATGGTCAAGCCGGCGCTGCCATACCTCGACACCATCGCGAAGGCGCGAGCCCGCTTCGACTGCCCGATCGCCGCTTACAACGTCTCCGGCGAGTATGCGATGGTCAAGGCCGCGGGACGCAACGGCTGGATCGACGAGAAGCGGGTCACCTGCGAGATCCTGACGTCGATCGCCCGCGCGGGCGCGGACTGGATCCTGACGTATCACGCGAAGGAAGCCGCGGCGTGGCTCGCCGACGGCACGTTCCTCGCGTGA
- the hemL gene encoding glutamate-1-semialdehyde 2,1-aminomutase gives MARRRHVPRVTAKKKRRTARRRPRSTAHSHAIFAEAKKLLPGGVDSPVRSFAAVGGEPFFVRRGSGSRLRDADGNVYLDYVMSYGPLLLGHAPGAVVRAIRSAAGRGTSFGAPTELEVMLARRVRKAFPSMEKLRFVSSGTEAAMSAIRLARGATKRDRIVKAEGGYHGHADSFLVSAGSGAATLSIAGSPGVPEALAEKTLVIPYNDADALDAAFRAHLGEIAAFIVEPIAANMGVVPPKPGYLEAAREITRRHGALLIFDEVITGFRAAFGGAQELYGVAADLTCLGKIIGAGLPVGAYGGRADLMGRIAPDGPVYQAGTLSGNPLAMSAGIAMLDALAANPPYAELEAKAAEFERRMTTEIEAAGAAGKVCWNRVGSMGTLFFTPGPVTNFADAKRSDTAAHARFFHAALERGVFLAPAQFEAMFFSTAHTAADVRKTARILGEALRIALP, from the coding sequence GTGGCTCGCCGACGGCACGTTCCTCGCGTGACCGCGAAGAAGAAGCGCCGCACCGCGCGGCGGCGGCCCCGGTCGACCGCGCACTCCCACGCGATCTTCGCGGAGGCGAAGAAGCTCCTCCCGGGGGGTGTCGATTCCCCCGTGCGCTCGTTCGCGGCCGTCGGCGGCGAGCCGTTCTTCGTCCGCCGCGGCTCGGGATCGAGGCTCCGCGACGCCGACGGAAACGTCTACCTCGACTACGTCATGTCGTACGGCCCGCTGCTGCTGGGCCACGCTCCGGGAGCGGTCGTGCGGGCGATCCGTTCCGCCGCCGGGCGCGGCACGTCCTTCGGCGCGCCGACGGAGCTCGAGGTGATGCTCGCGCGCCGCGTGCGAAAGGCGTTCCCCTCGATGGAGAAGCTCCGGTTCGTCTCGTCCGGCACCGAAGCGGCGATGAGCGCGATCCGGCTCGCGCGCGGCGCGACGAAGCGCGACCGGATCGTGAAGGCCGAAGGGGGCTATCACGGGCATGCCGATTCGTTCCTCGTCTCCGCCGGCAGCGGGGCGGCGACGCTCTCGATCGCGGGGAGCCCCGGCGTGCCGGAAGCGCTCGCGGAAAAGACGCTCGTCATTCCCTACAACGACGCGGACGCCCTCGACGCCGCGTTCCGCGCCCACCTCGGGGAAATCGCGGCCTTCATCGTCGAGCCGATCGCGGCGAACATGGGCGTCGTCCCGCCGAAGCCGGGCTACCTGGAGGCGGCGCGCGAGATCACGCGTCGCCATGGCGCGCTCCTCATCTTCGACGAGGTGATCACGGGCTTCCGGGCCGCGTTCGGCGGCGCGCAGGAGCTCTACGGCGTCGCGGCGGACCTGACGTGCCTCGGAAAGATCATCGGAGCCGGCCTCCCCGTCGGCGCCTACGGCGGGCGCGCCGATCTCATGGGGCGGATCGCGCCGGACGGCCCGGTCTATCAGGCGGGAACGCTCTCGGGGAACCCTCTCGCGATGAGCGCGGGAATCGCGATGCTGGACGCGCTCGCCGCGAATCCGCCCTATGCGGAGCTCGAGGCGAAGGCCGCCGAGTTCGAGCGGCGCATGACCACGGAGATCGAAGCCGCCGGCGCCGCCGGGAAGGTCTGCTGGAACCGCGTCGGGTCGATGGGGACGCTCTTCTTCACGCCCGGTCCCGTCACGAACTTCGCGGATGCGAAGCGGTCGGATACCGCCGCCCACGCCCGCTTCTTCCACGCGGCGCTCGAGCGGGGCGTGTTCCTCGCCCCCGCGCAGTTCGAGGCGATGTTCTTCTCGACGGCGCACACGGCGGCCGACGTGCGGAAGACCGCGCGGATTCTCGGCGAAGCGCTCCGGATCGCCCTCCCCTAG
- a CDS encoding nuclear transport factor 2 family protein produces the protein MRPMLAVICVLTAAVPLVAAPEPADPGIADAIRQVEERLAHAVAARDAAAAIDAYADDVVLYPSGEEPIRGRSAVRRWIGRRMSSPPRVAREQFETATLETCGDLAVETGAVAAEEEYGGSRRTRRTPRLAVWKRQIDGTWKISKEAFGGEGSPAVVPAGAAEAAAPTASAGPAEPPRVVVMQPTDVVPIPDPRPLSDGFVRTISDRLRSRAARIRSLQASGNGGEAVRAAISKADRELQTTIRDVGWIDVARFGVGTSCDAAFIVSESGDPALVRSAVPWMKDLQTNPEAGACYARALDAYEKLPPK, from the coding sequence ATGCGTCCGATGCTCGCCGTGATCTGCGTCCTGACCGCCGCGGTTCCGCTCGTCGCCGCTCCCGAGCCGGCCGATCCCGGAATCGCCGATGCGATCCGCCAGGTCGAAGAGAGGCTCGCGCACGCGGTGGCCGCCCGCGACGCCGCGGCGGCGATCGATGCCTACGCGGATGACGTGGTTCTCTATCCCTCCGGCGAGGAGCCGATTCGCGGCAGGTCCGCGGTCCGGCGCTGGATCGGCCGGCGCATGTCGTCTCCTCCGCGCGTCGCCCGGGAGCAATTCGAGACGGCGACGCTCGAGACCTGCGGGGATCTCGCGGTCGAGACGGGGGCCGTCGCCGCCGAAGAGGAATATGGCGGCTCCCGCCGGACGCGCCGCACCCCGAGGCTGGCGGTCTGGAAGCGGCAGATCGACGGCACGTGGAAGATCTCGAAGGAGGCCTTCGGAGGCGAAGGCTCGCCGGCCGTCGTGCCCGCGGGGGCCGCCGAGGCGGCGGCGCCGACCGCATCCGCGGGGCCGGCCGAACCTCCGCGCGTCGTCGTGATGCAGCCGACGGACGTCGTCCCGATCCCCGATCCACGCCCCCTCTCCGACGGCTTCGTCCGGACCATCTCCGACCGGCTGCGGTCGCGCGCCGCCCGCATCCGTTCGCTGCAGGCCTCCGGAAACGGCGGCGAAGCCGTCCGGGCGGCGATCTCGAAGGCCGACCGCGAGCTCCAGACGACGATCCGGGACGTCGGCTGGATCGACGTGGCGCGGTTCGGCGTCGGGACGTCGTGCGACGCCGCGTTCATCGTGTCCGAGAGCGGCGACCCGGCGCTCGTCCGGAGCGCGGTCCCGTGGATGAAGGATCTGCAGACGAACCCGGAAGCCGGTGCCTGTTACGCGAGAGCGCTCGACGCGTACGAGAAGCTGCCCCCGAAGTAG